The genomic window TCACTTCAAAAGATTTCCAGACGGCCCATGGCGGCTACGACCCGACTTACGCCAACGAGAATCCCAACCGCGTGCTGCCGGTGGATGTTATGCGCGACCTGGAAAAGGAAGGAGTCGTAGGAAAGCTGCACAGGTACTATTACGCCACAGTGGGCAACGGCACCTCGGTAGCCAGTGCCAGAAGGTTTGCCCAGACTATAGCAAGAGAACTAATAGCCGACGGAGTCCAGGCGGTTATACTCACATCTACCTGAGGCACCTGCACTCGTTGCGGCGCAACGATGGTAAAGGAACTGGAAAGGGCAGGGCTTCCTACAGTGCATGTGTGCACCATAGTCCCTATATCCCTCACGGTAGGTGCCAACCGCATTGTGCCGGCGGTGGCAATACCACATCCTCTGGGGAATCCGGCCCTGAACCACGAACAGGAAAAAGAACTCCGCCGGAGCCTCATAATGAAAGCACTCCATGCACTTAAGACCGATGTGGATAAACAGACGGTGTTTGAAGAAGCTGTTCCAGAAAAGGAAGCTGTTACTCTAAAGTGAAATAAAGGTAACCGGCTAAAAGCCGGTTATCTATATTCGAACTTCAAACATTGAAAGGAGGTTTTTTGCTTGACCTTTCCCGTCATATCCGGTTCAAGTTACATCATGGTGCATACCCCAAACATCATGATGGCTGCCGGCACCACACAGCTCCTTGAAAAACAAAACGAGAAATCCGAATACTATCGCCGGGCTCCGGCACACATCAGAAGCTACGAAGACGCCGTAGCCTATGCCCCAAATCAGGCATACATAGGAAGACTGAAGCCCGATGATTTGAAAAATATAAAAAGACCCTGGTATGAAAATCCCCTGCCCGGTGCCGAGCGCTTCGGACCTTATGGGGAGATAATGCCCGAAGATGAATTTTACGGCCTTATGGCTATGGCGGACGCCTTTGACCTGGTGATGCTGGAAAAGGGCTTTGCCCTGGAAATAAAGCAGAAATTATCGGCACACCCTCTGATGACCGATCAGGATCTTGCCCGTATAAAAACCGGCACCGATATGGAAACCATAAGGCAACTTTTGGGACAGGGTGCCATAGAGCTTACATACCACGGCCATACGGTAGGCTGTATAAAAAAAGCTCATGATGTGGATGAAAACCTGTCTGCCCATACAATGCTCGAAAACATTGCCACAAAGGCTTCGGCTGTCCTAGCATTAAGGCACCTGATCAAAAATGCAGGCATATCTCCCTGGGGTATAGACTACATCATAGAATGTTCCGAAGAAGCCTGCGGAGACATGAATCAGAGGGGCGGAGGCAATTTTGCAAAGGCTGTTGGCGAAGTGGCCGGATGCGTAAATGCCACGGGGGCCGATATCAGGGGATTTTGCGCCGGGCCGTCCCACGCCCTGGTGAATGCCGCAGCTCTTGTATCTGCGGGCATCTTCAAAAATGTGGCGGTGGTGGCGGGGGGTGCAGTGGCCAAGCTTGGTATGAATGGCCGCGATCATGTAAACAAGGGCATGCCCCTGCTGGAAGACATGCTGGGAAGTTTTGGTATACTGGTAACGGCCAATGACGGTAAAAATCCCGTGATCAGAACGAATTCCATAGGGAGACATACCATCGGCTCCGGTGCTTCACCCCAGGCGGTCATCCAATCCATCGTCTACGACCCACTGGAAAGACTCGGCCTCAAGGCTACGGATGTGGATAAATTTGCCCCCGAGCTCCAGAACCCGGAAATTACAGAACCTGCCGGAGCCGGAGATGTGCCCAAAGCAAACTTCAAGATGATTGCGGCATTGGCGGTAAGAAGGGGCGAGATAGAAAAGGCAGCCATGGAAACATTTATAGAAGAACATGGTATGCCGGGCTTTGCACCCACTCAGGGCCATATCCCTTCCGGAGTACCTTTCATCGGTCACGCCAAAGAACTTATACTTTCCGGTAAAATGACAAGGACCATGATCATTGGCAAGGGCAGCCTCTTTTTGGGCCGTATGACCAACCTCTTTGACGGCATATCCTTTATAATTGAGAAAAACCCCGGAATTATTCCGGAAGAAAAACCCGCAGCAGAGAACGTAAAAGAACCGGCAAAGGCCACTGAATCAAAAGATATTTCCATATACCTGGCAGAAGCCTTCAGGGAATTTGCCGATTACCTCAGGGCAAGGGGGAAGGGCGATGGCACTTGATAGAGCGGAACTTTTCTACCACCTGGCTGACGCCCTGGAAGGCAAACGTAAGAAAATAAAGATTGGAATTACCGTTTCAGGTGGGGAACACCCTCCCGAAATGCTTCTTTTCGCGGCCCGGAAAGCACAGGACTTGCTGGACGGTGTGGAGGTTATCGCCCTGGGTCCCGCCGAAACCCTTGCAAAAGAAAGCCTGAAAGGCGTTCCGGCAGATTGCCTGGCGGATGCACATAGATTAATGGAAAAAATGCTGGATGATGGCGAGCTCGACGCCGCTGTGACCATGCACTATAACTTCCCCCTCGGAATTTCCACGGTGGGAAGGGTTGTCACCCCCGGAAAGGGCCGGCCTATGTATATAGCCACCACCACCGGCAGCGCCGCCGCCGGAAGGGTGGAGGCCATGGTAAAAAACGCCATATACGGTATAATTGCCGCCAGAGCCGCCGGCGATGAAAATCCCTCTCTGGGAATCCTGAACCTGGACGGCGCCCGGCAGGCGGAGCGCCTGTTGAAAGCCATAAAAGACAGAGGTTATGATATAAATTTTGCCGAGTCTCTAAGGGCCGACGGCGGCTGTATCATGAGGGGGAACGACCTTCTGGCCGGCTCCTGCGACATCATGGTCACCGACACCCTCACGGGCAACCTTCTCATGAAAATATTTTCCGCCTACACCACCGGCGGAGACTATGAGGCTTCGGGCTGGGGCTACGGTCCCGGCATTGGAGAAAATGCAAGCAGGATAATCCTGATTTTGTCCCGGGCTTCAGGAGCACCGGTCATGGAGGGGGCCATAAGATATGCAGTGGAAATGGTCCGGGGAAATCTCCTGGAAAAGACCAGAGAGGAATTTGTGAAGCTTAAGGCCCTGGGGTTTGACGAGATTTTAAAAGGTACCGCCGAAGGCGCCCCGGCCGGCCAGGATTCTTTGCCCGGAGCGGGGAAAACCAGTGCAATGCCGTGGAAAAGCGGATTGTCTGTTTCCCCTCCGCCAAAAAAAGCCGTCACCGAAGAGATAAGCGGCATAGATGTGCTTCAAATGGAAGAAGCGGCAAATACCCTATGGAAAAGCAACATATACGCCGAAACCGGCATGGGCTGCACAGGGCCGGTTATCCTGGTGGCCGGCGAGGATTTAAAACAGGCTGTGCATATACTAAAAGCAGAGGGGTATCTATAAAATTAAAGTTCCTGAAAGTTTTATGGCTGTTGACAAAGCTGGTCAACAGCTTTTTTGTTAAAACTTACAAAAAAGAAAGTATGTAAAAATCCGTCGGGAAAGCCAATCAGCAAAGCATGATGTAAAGTACTCCAGAATTTTATTTTAAAAAAACCCCAAAAATATAAAATTTATATCGAATATTATAATATAAAGTTATTGGAAAAATAAATTTCCTTTTTATTCCAATAATAATAAAAACGACATTGAAAAATCAAATTTTCGTAGGGGGTTTCAATATTGACTAAAGAACAGACATACCAGTATTTCCTTGAGTTAATTAATAAAATTCCCAACAGAGAAAAGTATAGTGATGATGATTTAATACAAAATAACCTGGCTTATTTTATTGACAGGTATTATAATTCGCCGAACTGGGCTTATATGCAGGAGGAAGTGGAAAATCTATTAAAAAAAGGGGATTTAGTGGGACTGAGTTTTTATATCTTTAAAGCAATACAAAAATATAGGCAGACCCTTTTAAAATAAATTTTATTAAAGAATAATTTTTCTTCCTCCCTGAAATAGATCATCCGGGTGATGACACTTTTTTAGTGTTTTCACCCGTTTTTTTTAATCCTTAAATGTTCAAGGCTGATGGCTGCAATGAATATAATTTTTCGGTAACCTCTTCATGTCCTCTGGAATAATATAAAGAAGGTTAAGTTTTAAAATCTTTATAAATGTTAAAGGAGTGATGGTGTTGAAGCGGTTGGCGTGGGTATTGGTGTTTGTGATGCTGTTTTCCATCCTGGCGGCGGGATGCGGTCAGCAGGCTGTTAAGCAAGAACCCAAACAGTCGGAAAAACAGCAGACTGTACAGGAGGCTTCAAAGCAAGAAGCCGCTGAACCACAACAAAAAACAGAACTTGCACCTCTGTCGCCGACGGTAAAAGTGACGGTGGGCATGAAGCAGGTGGTTTCAGATGCCGGGGTCCTCATCGGCATGGCCAGGGGGTATTACAAAGACATGGGCATAGAGATTGAACCGGTGCAATTCAATACCGGTCAGGACATGATAAACGCTCTGGGGGCCGGGCAGCTGGATGTGGGCTGCACCGTAACCGCAGCGGGGCTTTTCAATGCCATGCTGAGGGGTATCCCCATCAAGATTGTAGCTGATAAGGGCATAAATGTAGCAGGTAAGGGATATTACAGGCTGATGATCAGAAAGGATTTAGTAGATGAAATCAAGGACTTCAAAGATCTCAATGGAAGGAAACTGGCTGTGGTGGGCACCGCATCACTGGATGAGATCGCTCTGGACCGGGTACTCAACCAGGGAGGCTTGACTACAAAAGATGTGGATCTTCAGGTCATAAGGGCATTTCCGGATATAGTGGCGGCCATGAGCAACAAGAGCATCGACGGCGGCATGGTAATAGAACCCTTTGTGACGGCAGCTATTTCAAAAAATATTGCAGACCCCTGGAAAGACCCTGCGGAATATGACCCCGATGCGCAAACTGCTCTGCTGGTCTATGGGAAGAGCATGCTGGAGAGGCCCGAAGTGGCGAAACGATTCATGGTGGCATACGTAAAATCCCTCAGGGATTACAATGACGCCTTTTTCAAGAATAAAAACCGGGATGAGGTCATATCTATTCTTGCCCAATATTCGGTGGTAAAAGACAAGGAACTTTACAAGAAGATGTATCCTGTGGGACTGAATCCTGATGGATATGTGAGGATGAAGGGTATCCAGATGGACCTGGACTGGTATAAACAGAGGGACCTATTAAAGGGCGACCTGAAGGCCGAAGATGTGGTGGACAACAGCTTCTGTGATTTTGCGGTACAGGTCCTGGGCAAGTATGAAAAGTGAGCAAATTAATGGCCGAAAACCGTATATGGTTTTCGGCCATTAACTAGAGGGGAGTGACATCACGATGAGCATGATGGAAGAAAGAATCCGCAAGACCTTCGGGCGTATAATAATAAAAGAAGAAAAGGGAGAAATTAAAAGCAAAGCATGGGCAAGTAGAGGGTTTCTGTTAAAAGTCCTGGCCTTTTTGTCTCCTTCCCTGCTTCTCATTTTATGGGAGATTCTGGCGAGATTTAACATGATTGATGTCAGGCTGTTTTCCAGTCCTTCCAGGATATTTGCCACGCTGGTCCCCATGTTATACTCGGGAGAACTGCTCTACCACACTCTGGTCAGCACCCAGAGAATCGTTTTAGGATTTCTGGCAGGAGCGTTTCCCGGCGTGATACTGGGGCTTTCCATGGGGCTATTTCCCCCGGTGAGAGCAAGCCTGATGCCCATGGTGGCGGCAACCTTTCCCATCCCCAAACTGGCCATTATGCCACTTATTCTCATCATCTTTGGCCTGGGCGAGGCATCCAAAGTCTTCACCATTGCCATAGGCGTGTTTTACCTGGTATTGATAAATACCATGGCAGGGGTTTTGAATATAGATGATATATATCTGGATGTGGCTAAAAATTTTGGAGCCAGCCGCTTCCAGTTTTACACCACCGTGGCGCTGCCCGGAGCACTGCCCATGATATTTGCAGGTTTCAAGCTGGGGATGGGCACTGCGCTTCTGCTCATAGTTGCTGCGGAACTTTCGGCGGCAAAGGCCGGCGTGGGATGGATGGTGTGGAGGGCTTATGACATGTTCGACATTGAAAAGATGTTTGTGGCCCTGATAACCATGGCCTTTCTGGGATATGTGTTTTCTTACCTGCTTGACCTCATAGAAAGGATTGTGATACCGTGGAAGAGCGAAAAGAGTTGAAAGATATGTATCCCACCGAGGCCATACTAACTGAAAACCTGACAAAAATATTCAATTCTCGCAACGGCAGCGTTACTGCCCTGGCGGATATAAACCTATCCGTTAAAGATGGAGAATTTCTGTGCATTGTGGGACCCAGCGGTTGTGGGAAAACTACATTCCTAAGGATACTGGCGGGCCTTGAAAAACAGACTTCCGGCAGGGTTTACATGCGGTCCAAAAATCCCGAAAAGCCCCTCACATCCATGGTTTTTCAGGGGGATTCTGTATTTCCCTGGATGACCGTCACGGAAAACGTGGCTTACGGTCTCAGAATAAAAGGCGTGCCCGTTAAGGAACGAAGAGAAACAGCGGCCCGGTATCTGAAGATGATGGGGCTTTCCAAATTTGCCCATGCTTTTCCCTATCAGCTTTCGGGAGGCATGAAACAGAGGATAAATGTGGCCAGGGCTTTTGTGAGCGACCCCGAAATACTCCTCATGGATGAGCCCTTCGGGGCTCTGGATGAGCAAAACCGCTTGATACTGCAGCAGGAACTTTTAAAGATATGGGAAGGCAGCGGCAAAACTTCCCTTTTCATAACTCACAGCATAGACGAAGCCCTTATCCTGGGCGACCGGGTGATGGTAATGACGGCCCACCCAGGAAAAATAAAAGCCATAGTGGATGTGAATATTGAAAGGCCCCGGGATATTCTTTCATTGCGGTCATCACCTAGATTTGCGGCACTATACCGGGATATATGGCATCTTCTTCAGGAAGAGGTCATGAAGGCTAGCGCCCGAGAATTAGCGATATGATGGATATAGAATTAACAAAAGGAGAGATGATTTTGGAGATATTATCCAACATAGTGCTCGCTATAGCCGTAAGTGTTGATGGTTTTTCCATAGGTATAATCTATGGTATGAAAGGTATAAGGATACCCTGGTTTTCCCAGTTCATCATTGCTCTTGCCACATCGGTAGCCCTTTCAGTGGCCATGGTTTTCGGGAAAGCTATGGAAGCCTTCTTGAATCCCAGCGTTGCACGGTTTATAGGCGTTGCTATTTTGCTTGCCATCGGCATATGGTCCATGATGGAGGCGGTAAAAAGGAGCGGTTCATCCGGTCAAGACCGGATGAAGACCATTGCTGCTTTGAAAATCAAGCCTCTGGGACTGGTTGTTATGATCTTGAGAGAACCCGCCATAGCTGATAGAGACATATCCGGTGTGATAGACCCAAGAGAGGCATTTCTGCTGGGGACCGCTCTGGCCATGGATGCCTTTGGTGCCGGAATTGGAGCTGCCGCAGCAGGATTTAATGTGGTACTCACAATTACTCTTGTAACAATAATGAGTGTCTTGTTTTTGTCTGCCGGGCTTTACACCGGAGCAAAGAGGATACCCGGTATGGAAAACGGTTGGGCAAAGTTTTTGCCAGGGGGGCTGCTTTTTGCCCTGGCGGTAACAAAAGCATTACACAGATAGTGGTAGTCGGATGAGAAATCCGACTTTTTTTGATTTTAAAATTTGATATAATATATTGTGTCGACGATTAATGACATGGAGGTAGCAACTTGCATTTGAAAAGTTATTATAGGGATATACTCATTACAGCAGGCCTTACCTCCTTGATTGGAGAAGTGTATTTTTATCCCTTCGGCACGGAATTCCGCTTTACTGCCGGAGTTATTGCCATCTCATTTTTGATGCTCTATTTTTCACATATTCCCGAGCTTATGTTAATACCCATTTCTGGGGTAGCCGTATCTGCCTTTAGGATTTTTTTAAGTATTGTTGTACGCCATACGTCATTTGTTACGGCTTTGAATTTACATTATCCCGCTTTCTTTTTCTACCTGGCCTACGCCGTGTTTCTTAAGACGGGTAAAATAAAAAACCTATTGAATGCTCCGGTCAATTTCATTTCAGTAATGGCTCTGGCTGATGTGGGAGCCAACTTTGTAGAGCTCTTCATAAGGCATGAGATGAGCCTTGATTATTTTCAGGATATATTTACAATGGTCATTGGGGTGGGCTTGCTCAGGAGCATCATCACCTTTAGCCTGTACTGGCTAATTGAGCGGTACAGACTTTTGATAGTTAAAGAAGAACATCAAAAAAGATATGCTGAACTTCTCCAGCTTGTGGCGGAATTGAAGGCAGAACTATTTTACATCAAAAAATCTACCTGGGACCTGGAAGACGCCATGAAAGAAGGATATGAAATTTACCGTATTTTGAGCACCGGCAGCGAAAGCCGGAATTCGGAGAAAATAGGCAAAAGGGCGTTAAATCTTGCCAAAGATATTCATGAGATAAAAAAAGATTACCTGAGGATTATTTCGGGGTTGGGGGAGCTTTTGCCCGAGGAGAATCTGGAAGGCATGAGGCTTTCTGCCATTATCTCCATCATTAAAGCCAATACCGAGCGCTTATTGAAAATGTCGGGCAAAAATGTTAGAATCCATGTATTTATTGAAAGCGATCCGGTAGTCAAAAAGTATTTTTCTATATTTTCCATAATAAATAATCTTGTATCAAATGCTCTTGATGCTATTGAAAACAAAAATGGCTTTATACAGATAAAAACATGTATTGACAGCGACTGGGTACAAATCACCGTTGAGGACAATGGCAAGGGCATAAATCCCAAAGACCTGCCATATATTTTTGAACCGGGATTTTCCACGAAATTTTATGAAGATGGCTCCATTTCCACGGGGTTGGGCCTCACTCATGTAAAAAACCTGGTGGAAGATGCAGGGGGAAAAATATCGGTGGACTCCATCGAAGGAAAGGGTACCATATTTAAAGTCATGCTGCCGGCAACCGTAGTTTTTGACATAGGAGGTTAGAATACTGCATGTCTTTTAGACTGGTGATAGTTGATGATGACAGGGCTGTCAGGCGTATTCTTTCGGGGATTATAGAAAATAATGGGCTTGGAGAAGTGGTGGGAGAAGCGGAAGATGGGGAGGAAGCTGAGAAAAAAATAATTTCATTAAAACCCGACATTGTTCTCATGGACCTTCTTCTTCCCGGTAAAGATGGCATAGAGGTTATCCGCACTCTTCGGCAAAGGCAGGCAAAAATCCACTTTATAATGATTTCGCAGGTGGAAAACCAGGAAATGATTTCCCGTGCATACAAAAATGGTATAGAATTTTTTATTCACAAACCTATCAATGCCATAGAAACCGTGAATGTTATCTCGAAGGTAGAGGAAATAATCAATCTCAGGGCTACCTTTGATATGATCAAAACTACGGTAATCAACATGTCTGGTGAGGACAGACCAGAAAAACAGGCGTACAAAGGCATGTCCAAAATCAGCTATTTTCTGGCCGATATGGGCATACTGGGTGAAGCGGGAAGTGAAGATATTAGGGTCATTATTGAAAATTACGATAAAGTCAGGCAAAAAATGAACAACCTGCAGGATGTTTACCAGTTCTTAAAAGAATACTATGAGAACGAAGATAAAAGGAAGTCTACCGACATTAAAGCCATAGAGATGAGGATACGGAGGGCTATAGGCAAAGCCCTGCGGAATGTGGCTTCCCTGGGTATCGAAGATTATGACAATGACCAGTTTTTAAGGTTTTCGACTACCCTTTTTGAGTTCTCCGAGGTAAAAAAAGAAATGGATTTTTTAAGAGGCAAGGTTGCCTCGGGAGGAAAAATTAATATAAAGAAATTTTTAGAAGGCAGCGCCCTTTTATGTGAAATGAACAGCGGCAGATAGTGGATGGTCCACTACCTGCCGCTTTAATCAAATGCAAGAAAGTGGGAGCTATTTAGTTTTATTAACGGCGGGCTTTAAAGCTTTAACTTTTGATAATTTTTGCCTCTGGATTAAAAATCCTACAACCAGCAGCACCGCACCGATAAGGTCCGTCTTTATGCCGGGCGTTACCAGCAGTATACCGCCGATAAAAAATATAACCCGCTCTATCCATGATTCATCTGTAATCAGGAATCCAGCCACTGCCGAGCCAACGCCAATAATACCTATGACCGAAGTGATGGCGATCTCGACTATATCCAGCGCATGGACATTTATGAGCAGCAACGCAGGATTGTATACGAAAATATATGGCACAAGAAAGGCTGCCACGGCCAGCTTGGAAGCATTGATTCCCGTCCTGAGAGGGTTTGCCTTGGCAATACCCGCTCCAGCAAAAGCCGCCAGAGCTACCGGAGGCGTCACATCGGCGATGATGCCGAAATAAAAGGCGAACATATGGGCCGCCAGCACCGGAACTTTCATCATCAAGAGGGCAGGGGCTGCTATGGTGGAGGTGATAACATAGTTAGCCGTAGTTGGCACGCCCATCCCCAGGATGAGGGATGTAATCATGGTGAAAAATAGAGTCAGGAATAGGTTTCCATTTGCCATGCTCACCAGAGTGCTTCCCATTTTGAGTCCCAGACCGGTCTGGGTCACAACACCTATTATGATGCCCGCACAGGCGGTGGCCGCTATAACTCCCAATGCACCCCTTGCTCCCTGCTCAAGACCCTTCACTATATCTGTAAAACTTATTCTTGTGTTTTTTCTGAGCATGGAGCAGCCGATGGAAAGAACTATGGCATAAAGGGCTGCTTTCATGGGGGTATATCCGGTGACCAGCAGATACACTATGGCTATCAGAGGTATAAAAAGGTGACCCCTTTCCATAAGGATTTTCTTTATTTTTGGCAGTTCTTCCCGATTTAAGCCCCGAAGCCCCAGCCGCTTGGCTTCCAGATGCACTCCTGTCCAGACTCCGAAATAGTATAGAAGGGCTGGAATAACAGCTGCGCCTATGATTCTGACATAGGGTATCTGGGTAAATTCAGCCATCAGGAATGCTGCTGCACCCATGATAGGCGGCATAAGCTGCCCACCGGTGGAAGCGGTGGCTTCCACGGCTCCTGCAAATTCGGGTTTATATCCAAGGCTTTTCATCATGGGAATGGTGAAACTGCCGGTTCCCACAACATTGGCGACGGAACTTCCGGAAACGGTGCCCATAAGGCCGCTGGAAAGCACTGCCACCTTGGCGGGGCCGCCGGAAGCCCAGCCTGCCACAGCATTGGCCAGGTCAATGAAGAACTGCCCCATACCTGTTTTTTCAAGATATGCTCCAAAAAGTATAAAGAGAAATATAAATGTTGAGGATACACCTATGGGTATTCCAAAAATACCCTCTGTGGTATAAAACAGATGCTGCACAAGGCTGGAAAGATCAACTCCCCTGTGGGCGAGCTGTCCCGGGATATAGGGTCCGAGCAGTGCATAAACCAGGAACAGGCAGGCGATGGTTACCATAGGCCAGCCCACGACGCGCCTGGCAGCTTCCAGCACCAGCAACACCGCAATCAATCCTATAATATAATCCACTGTATTAACCGTGCCGGCCCTCAAGACCAGCTGTTTATAAAACACCACTATATACAGGGGAGCCGCTGCACCCATAATAGCAAATATCACATCCACAGGGTGGATTTTATCCCTCGACCAGCTGGACCTTGCCGGGTACAGAAGAAAAATCAAACTTAAACCGAAGGCAATGTGTATGGAACGCTGAATCATGGCGTCCAGCACTCCAAAAGCCGCAGTATAAAGCTGAAACAGGGAAAAGGTAATGGCAATGGCTGCGACTATCCTGGCGGAAAATCCTGTCAGCCTGCGGTAATCGGATTCCTTGTCAAATTTTCTGAGAATCTCTTCATTTTCAGCCACGGCTTTCTGATAATTTTCGGCCATCTTTCTGCTCCTTTCTCCATAGATTTTTTATTGACCATCTATCGGTAGCGCTTATAATCATCAGATCTTCGGGTTTTACAAAGACGGTAAGAGGATAAACTTTGCCGCCGATATTTATCTCATGTTTAGGGATTGGTGAAACCCTTATGGGTATTGAATCAAAATCCCTGGTAAACTTAAGGTCAAACTCACCCTCATCATTGCTAAATTTGCTGTTCACTTCATTAAAAGGAAGACCCACACCGAGAGAATAGTATTTGGTTTCCCTCAACGTCAATTTATTATTGTCTTCAATATAAAAAATCTCATATACCGGTGTTTTTTGTACCGAGTGAATAAAACTCAACACAAATTTTCTTTCCGGAACCGGTATTACCTTCTGCGTGTTTTGCTCCACATCCCTGATCACCAGGGCTTTTTCTCTGACAACACGGTAGCTGGAAAAAAATAATCCCAGCAGCATTATAAAGACCAGTATGAATATTTCAATTTTCGGTTTCATAAAATCTGAGCATTGGATTAACTCCAATGCTCAGCAACCCCCTTCAGGTTGTGATTATTTCTTTTCCTTGAAGTATTTTTCCGCTCCCGGATGAAGCGTTATTGACATACCCTGCTGGCCGTTCTCGGGCTTAATCATTTTGCCCGCGGCATGAGCGGCTGCTATTCTATCAAGGTGCTCATACATTGTCTTTACAAGGTTGTATGCGGTGTCTTCATCCATCTTTGAGCTTACTGCCAGCATAGACATAACTGACACGGCCTTCACGTCATCTGTCTGACCGTTGTAAGTGTTGGCAGGTATAACGGTCTTTGTGTAGAAAGGATACTGTTTTATAATTTTATCGGCTAGTGTGTCATCGACAGGGATGAGTTTTATTTTATGCTGGGCTGAGATGTCCTGCACGGCTGCGGTGGGGAATCCTGCCGTCAGGAAAGCGGCGTCGATGTTGCCGTCTTTTAAGTTATTGGCAGCTTCAGAGAAGGAAAGATACTGAACATTGATATCGTTATAAGTTATACCGGCGGCTGCCAGTATCTGGCGAGCATTGGCTTCAGTCCCGCTTCCTGCAGCGCCCACGGCCACTTTTTTACCCTTTAGGTCTTCCACAGTATTAATACCTTTGCTTTCCAGTGCA from Biomaibacter acetigenes includes these protein-coding regions:
- a CDS encoding TRAP transporter permease, encoding MAENYQKAVAENEEILRKFDKESDYRRLTGFSARIVAAIAITFSLFQLYTAAFGVLDAMIQRSIHIAFGLSLIFLLYPARSSWSRDKIHPVDVIFAIMGAAAPLYIVVFYKQLVLRAGTVNTVDYIIGLIAVLLVLEAARRVVGWPMVTIACLFLVYALLGPYIPGQLAHRGVDLSSLVQHLFYTTEGIFGIPIGVSSTFIFLFILFGAYLEKTGMGQFFIDLANAVAGWASGGPAKVAVLSSGLMGTVSGSSVANVVGTGSFTIPMMKSLGYKPEFAGAVEATASTGGQLMPPIMGAAAFLMAEFTQIPYVRIIGAAVIPALLYYFGVWTGVHLEAKRLGLRGLNREELPKIKKILMERGHLFIPLIAIVYLLVTGYTPMKAALYAIVLSIGCSMLRKNTRISFTDIVKGLEQGARGALGVIAATACAGIIIGVVTQTGLGLKMGSTLVSMANGNLFLTLFFTMITSLILGMGVPTTANYVITSTIAAPALLMMKVPVLAAHMFAFYFGIIADVTPPVALAAFAGAGIAKANPLRTGINASKLAVAAFLVPYIFVYNPALLLINVHALDIVEIAITSVIGIIGVGSAVAGFLITDESWIERVIFFIGGILLVTPGIKTDLIGAVLLVVGFLIQRQKLSKVKALKPAVNKTK
- a CDS encoding DUF1850 domain-containing protein gives rise to the protein MELIQCSDFMKPKIEIFILVFIMLLGLFFSSYRVVREKALVIRDVEQNTQKVIPVPERKFVLSFIHSVQKTPVYEIFYIEDNNKLTLRETKYYSLGVGLPFNEVNSKFSNDEGEFDLKFTRDFDSIPIRVSPIPKHEINIGGKVYPLTVFVKPEDLMIISATDRWSIKNLWRKEQKDGRKLSESRG
- a CDS encoding response regulator; the protein is MSFRLVIVDDDRAVRRILSGIIENNGLGEVVGEAEDGEEAEKKIISLKPDIVLMDLLLPGKDGIEVIRTLRQRQAKIHFIMISQVENQEMISRAYKNGIEFFIHKPINAIETVNVISKVEEIINLRATFDMIKTTVINMSGEDRPEKQAYKGMSKISYFLADMGILGEAGSEDIRVIIENYDKVRQKMNNLQDVYQFLKEYYENEDKRKSTDIKAIEMRIRRAIGKALRNVASLGIEDYDNDQFLRFSTTLFEFSEVKKEMDFLRGKVASGGKINIKKFLEGSALLCEMNSGR
- a CDS encoding TAXI family TRAP transporter solute-binding subunit codes for the protein MGKKLTALFLAVMLLAVLVTGCGSSNSGAQSSGGQKFINIATGGTAGTYYPLGAALAEIWNSNIKGANATAQSTGASVANINLLKDGKVDVIFVQNDIAYYAANGTEMFKEKKYEDIRGLATLYPETIQIVALESKGINTVEDLKGKKVAVGAAGSGTEANARQILAAAGITYNDINVQYLSFSEAANNLKDGNIDAAFLTAGFPTAAVQDISAQHKIKLIPVDDTLADKIIKQYPFYTKTVIPANTYNGQTDDVKAVSVMSMLAVSSKMDEDTAYNLVKTMYEHLDRIAAAHAAGKMIKPENGQQGMSITLHPGAEKYFKEKK